The genomic stretch CATCCTGTGATGAAGGCGCACAAAAGGTCTTTGCCTCCATTCTCACCGCTCCTGCTGGTCCTCGCACTACAGATCTTTTAGCCAAGATCGAAAAGCCCTTGTTAGTACTCTGGGGTGATGCCGATCCTTGGACTCCGATCAATGGCGCAAAGGTCTATCAAGAAGCAAGTAAAACCAAAGATATTCAACTCATTCCCATTCCCAATACAGGACATTGCCCCCACGACGATCGCCCTGAAATCGTTAATGCTTTGGTAATTCACTGGCTGCAAAAGTTAACATAAGAATATAGAGAGCTACGCTCTCTATATTCTTATCTGACTCACCAAAATTAAATAGTGATCGCTCTCTCAATTCTAAAAAAAATCACGATTACCATTATCTCTAGATCCCTAAATAATTATTGAAGAGATAAAATAGTCGAAGATTATGAATTCTAGAAATTTGTCGCTAAATATTTAATATGGAAAATCCTGCAATTACCAATCACGAAATTCATCCCTTAATCGCTCAACGTTGGAGTCCTCGTGCCTTTGATAGCAAACTTGTAGAACCTGAAAAACTTGCCCAATTATTTGAAGCCGCACGCTGGGCTTCCTCTTGCTTTAACGATCAGCCTTGGGCATTTATCGTAGCGACCAAAGATGATACGGTGAACTATCAGAAAATGCTGGATTGTCTTGTACCTTTTAATGTGTCGTGGGCACAAGTAGCTCCCGTACTCGGATTAGTGATTGCTCAAAAGAACTTTAAGCACAATGGCAAACCCAATGCTTGGGGTGAATATGATGCAGGTCAAGCAGCAGCAACTCTAGTATTGCAAGCTACAGCTTTAGATCTAGTCGCGCACCAAATGGGAGGTTTT from Pseudanabaena sp. Chao 1811 encodes the following:
- a CDS encoding nitroreductase family protein, with the translated sequence MENPAITNHEIHPLIAQRWSPRAFDSKLVEPEKLAQLFEAARWASSCFNDQPWAFIVATKDDTVNYQKMLDCLVPFNVSWAQVAPVLGLVIAQKNFKHNGKPNAWGEYDAGQAAATLVLQATALDLVAHQMGGFDADKAIATFNIPETAKPIAAIAIGYAGEPSNLPAELQERETAPRARNPLSSIVFTGEWGNSATFV